A window of the Acidovorax sp. YS12 genome harbors these coding sequences:
- a CDS encoding Twin-arginine translocation pathway signal: MSLPRRHWLIGSAAIAASLPALSWGASPIRLLVGFPPGGGTDAIARLLADKLKDRLGAPVVVENRPGAGGQIAARALKAAPADGTTLFLTHDHTISILPQVVKNPGFAPDEDFVPVAGIASFVNGFALAGGTPARSFTGYVEWLRRQHGGKGAVGIPAPASTPEFLVQLLARRYQLDLVAAPYRGGAPLLADMMGNQIAAGIGSVQDFIESHRAGKVRFVAVLGGKRQAELPDVPTFAELGLPGFEDMPYYGFYAPRGTPQKAIDAFSAAVAEVLALPPVRQQLTHMGLTVGHMAPGQLAAREQAYTRVWRKIIQTSGFQPQ; this comes from the coding sequence ATGTCCCTTCCCCGCCGCCACTGGCTGATCGGTTCCGCCGCCATCGCTGCCTCTCTGCCTGCCTTGTCCTGGGGGGCCAGCCCCATCCGCCTGCTCGTGGGCTTTCCGCCCGGCGGCGGTACCGACGCCATCGCCCGGCTGCTGGCCGACAAGCTCAAGGACCGGCTCGGCGCCCCCGTGGTGGTGGAGAACCGCCCCGGCGCCGGCGGCCAGATCGCGGCGCGCGCGCTGAAGGCGGCGCCCGCCGACGGCACCACGCTGTTCCTCACGCACGACCACACCATCTCCATCCTGCCGCAGGTGGTGAAGAACCCGGGCTTCGCGCCGGACGAGGACTTCGTGCCCGTGGCCGGCATCGCCAGCTTCGTCAACGGCTTCGCGCTCGCCGGCGGCACCCCGGCGCGCAGCTTCACCGGCTACGTCGAGTGGCTGCGCAGGCAGCACGGCGGCAAGGGTGCGGTGGGCATCCCGGCGCCCGCGTCCACGCCCGAGTTCCTGGTGCAACTGCTGGCGCGGCGCTACCAGCTCGACCTGGTGGCCGCGCCCTACCGTGGCGGCGCGCCGCTGCTGGCCGACATGATGGGCAACCAGATCGCCGCCGGCATCGGCTCGGTGCAGGACTTCATCGAGAGCCACCGCGCGGGCAAGGTGCGCTTCGTCGCCGTGCTGGGCGGCAAGCGCCAGGCCGAGCTGCCCGACGTGCCCACGTTCGCCGAGCTGGGCCTGCCGGGCTTCGAGGACATGCCGTACTACGGCTTCTACGCCCCCCGGGGCACGCCGCAGAAGGCCATCGACGCCTTCAGCGCCGCCGTGGCCGAGGTGCTGGCGCTGCCGCCGGTGCGCCAGCAGCTCACGCACATGGGCCTGACGGTGGGGCACATGGCCCCCGGGCAACTGGCGGCGCGCGAGCAGGCCTATACGCGGGTGTGGCGCAAGATCATCCAGACCAGCGGCTTCCAGCCGCAGTGA
- a CDS encoding AraC family transcriptional regulator — protein sequence MTGFAAPSPAIRASGLEGATHSMLGLGALVDEMAGQGIAAAALLQGTGLVPQQLADPKALMSTAQKVTVLRNVQHLSAVPDVGLRAGCRQRLSDFGVWGYALASSATFGDAVLLGIRHIKLAGPVLEKRFRVEGDRAIFEGCDVLQLGDILPLSSEFWFSSILKLGQTLLGSPGPLPGSLLRLPYPRPAHAAAYERVFGGTIEFDAGAMEWHFDAAALRQPLPNANPITAGLCAQFCERMVESLPEEEDSLARRIRAACLNSRGQFPSADEMAQRLGLSLRTLQRRLADAGKSYQAIIDEVRASLALEFLEHTSLPVAEIAARTGFSEVASFRKAFRKWTGNAPSHYRERAGDPPSLPSPVRSP from the coding sequence ATGACAGGGTTCGCCGCGCCTTCCCCGGCCATACGGGCCAGCGGGCTGGAGGGTGCCACCCACAGCATGCTCGGCCTGGGTGCCCTGGTCGATGAAATGGCCGGCCAGGGCATCGCCGCCGCCGCGCTGCTGCAAGGCACGGGCCTGGTGCCGCAGCAGCTGGCCGACCCCAAGGCCCTGATGTCCACCGCGCAGAAGGTCACGGTGCTGCGCAACGTGCAGCACCTGTCCGCCGTGCCCGACGTGGGCCTGCGCGCCGGCTGCCGCCAGCGCCTGAGCGACTTCGGCGTCTGGGGCTACGCCCTGGCCAGCAGCGCCACCTTTGGCGATGCGGTGCTGCTGGGCATACGCCACATCAAGCTCGCCGGCCCGGTGCTGGAGAAGCGCTTTCGCGTCGAGGGCGACCGCGCCATCTTCGAGGGCTGCGACGTGCTGCAACTGGGCGACATCCTGCCGCTGTCCAGCGAGTTCTGGTTCAGCTCCATCCTGAAGCTCGGCCAGACCTTGCTGGGCAGTCCGGGGCCGCTGCCCGGCAGCCTGCTGCGGCTGCCCTACCCGCGCCCGGCCCATGCGGCGGCCTACGAGCGCGTGTTCGGCGGCACCATCGAGTTCGACGCCGGGGCGATGGAGTGGCACTTCGACGCCGCCGCGCTGCGCCAGCCCTTGCCCAACGCCAACCCGATCACGGCGGGCCTGTGCGCGCAGTTCTGCGAGCGCATGGTGGAGAGCCTGCCCGAAGAGGAGGACAGCCTGGCGCGCCGCATCCGCGCGGCCTGCCTCAACAGCCGGGGGCAGTTCCCCAGCGCCGACGAGATGGCCCAGCGCCTGGGCCTGTCGCTGCGCACCTTGCAGCGGCGGCTGGCCGACGCGGGCAAGAGCTACCAAGCTATCATCGACGAGGTGCGCGCCTCGCTGGCCCTGGAGTTCCTGGAGCACACCTCGCTGCCGGTGGCGGAAATCGCAGCCCGGACCGGGTTTTCCGAGGTGGCGAGCTTTCGCAAGGCGTTTCGCAAATGGACGGGCAACGCGCCCAGCCACTACCGGGAGCGCGCAGGCGATCCCCCGAGCCTTCCATCCCCTGTGCGGAGTCCATGA
- a CDS encoding MBL fold metallo-hydrolase has product MSVSITFLGAAGTVTGSKYLVEHGGQRLLVDCGLFQGYKSLREMNWEPLPVPAARIDAVVLTHAHLDHSGYLPLLARQGYSGAVHCTAGTRDLCGILLPDSGHLQEEEASYLNRHRLSRHDPALPLYTRLDAVHSLRLLQAHPLHQPFEPLPGWRARFFGAGHILGAASVLLEVGGQRILFSGDLGRPDDPLMLPPEAPPAADVVLVESTYGDREHPALHMEDELAPALTRLAARGGVAVVPVFAVGRAQQLMLAITRLKAQGRIPAGLPVYLDSPMAVSATQLLGKHMGAHRLTPAELQAMTQGTTLVRTTDESKALARLHGPRVILAASGMATGGRVLHHLALHAGHHRNLILLTGYQTPGTRGARLAAGEKSVRMLGQDVAIRAKVQQLHSASAHADAAQLTGWLGQMPSAPGKVFVVHGDMGASDALRQRIERTLHWHAQVPRAGASYTL; this is encoded by the coding sequence ATGAGCGTCAGCATCACCTTCCTGGGCGCCGCCGGCACCGTCACCGGCTCCAAGTACCTCGTAGAACACGGCGGCCAGCGCCTGCTGGTCGATTGCGGCCTGTTCCAGGGCTACAAGAGCCTGCGCGAAATGAACTGGGAGCCGCTGCCCGTGCCCGCCGCGCGCATCGACGCCGTGGTGCTGACCCACGCCCACCTGGACCACAGCGGCTACCTGCCGCTGCTGGCGCGCCAGGGCTACAGCGGCGCCGTGCACTGCACCGCGGGCACGCGCGACCTGTGCGGCATCCTGCTGCCCGACAGCGGCCACCTGCAGGAGGAAGAAGCCTCGTACCTGAACCGCCACCGCCTGAGCCGCCACGACCCGGCGCTGCCGCTGTACACGCGGCTCGACGCCGTGCACAGCCTGCGCCTGCTGCAGGCCCACCCGCTGCACCAGCCATTCGAGCCGCTGCCGGGCTGGCGCGCGCGCTTCTTTGGCGCGGGGCACATCCTGGGCGCGGCCAGCGTGCTGCTCGAAGTGGGCGGGCAGCGCATCCTGTTCTCGGGCGACCTGGGCCGGCCCGACGACCCGCTGATGCTGCCGCCCGAGGCGCCCCCGGCCGCCGACGTGGTGCTGGTCGAATCCACCTACGGCGACCGCGAGCACCCCGCGCTGCACATGGAGGACGAACTGGCCCCGGCGCTCACGCGCCTGGCCGCGCGCGGCGGCGTGGCCGTGGTGCCGGTGTTCGCCGTGGGGCGCGCGCAGCAGCTCATGCTGGCCATCACGCGGCTCAAGGCCCAGGGCCGCATTCCGGCCGGGCTGCCGGTGTACCTCGACAGCCCCATGGCCGTGAGCGCCACGCAGTTGCTGGGCAAGCACATGGGCGCGCACCGCCTCACCCCCGCCGAGCTGCAGGCCATGACCCAGGGCACGACGCTGGTGCGCACCACCGACGAATCCAAGGCCCTGGCGCGGCTGCACGGCCCGCGCGTGATCCTGGCCGCCAGCGGCATGGCCACCGGCGGGCGCGTGCTGCACCACCTGGCGCTGCACGCGGGCCACCACCGCAACCTGATCCTGCTCACCGGCTACCAGACCCCGGGCACGCGCGGCGCGCGCCTGGCCGCGGGCGAGAAGAGCGTGCGCATGCTGGGGCAGGACGTGGCCATCCGCGCCAAAGTGCAGCAGTTGCACTCGGCCTCGGCCCACGCCGACGCCGCCCAGCTCACCGGCTGGCTGGGCCAGATGCCGTCGGCACCGGGCAAGGTGTTCGTGGTGCACGGCGACATGGGCGCCTCGGACGCGCTGCGCCAGCGCATCGAGCGCACGCTGCACTGGCACGCACAGGTGCCCCGCGCCGGGGCCAGCTACACGCTCTGA